The following are encoded in a window of Balaenoptera ricei isolate mBalRic1 chromosome 1, mBalRic1.hap2, whole genome shotgun sequence genomic DNA:
- the P3R3URF gene encoding PIK3R3 upstream open reading frame protein — translation MVPQKHCPPSSPDPSPPSSTAREAWPRGLISPYRRPGIGWPRLRFPRMFKCSHRRYRQKSQGPAATTAATNLATMATDINNTHTATTRVWILAPQG, via the exons ATGGTCCCACAAAAGCACTGCCCCCCTTCCTCCCCCGACCCCTCCCCACCAAGTTCTACAGCTCG ggaagcctggCCACGGGGCTTAATTTCCCCCTACCGGAGGCCAGGTATAGGCTGGCCTCGGCTCCGGTTTCCCAGGATGTTCAAGTGTAGCCACAGAAGGTACCGGCAGAAATCCCAAGGCCCAGCTGCCACCACTGCAGCCACCAATCTTGCCACCATGGCCACGGATATCAACAACACCCACACTGCCACCACCAGGGTGTGGATCCTTGCACCGCAAGGTTAG